One region of Rana temporaria chromosome 11, aRanTem1.1, whole genome shotgun sequence genomic DNA includes:
- the LOC120917922 gene encoding NAD(P)H dehydrogenase [quinone] 1-like, with amino-acid sequence MAGKKALVVLAHQERTSFSFAMKEAAVEALKKKGWVVTVSDLYAMKFNPLVSRDDVTGSPHDPENFKYPAESSLAYKEGRLSKDIVEEQKKLADADLVIFQFPMYWFGFPAILKGWFDRVLIGGFAYTYSDMFYDGPFKNKKAILSFTTGGLESMYSSTGVNGDMNVILWPLQRGVLHFCGFQVLEPQISYSIGHTPPETRSVILDAWKVRLAKIWEEKPISFVPNEEFDMTFPGGFVLKKDVTEKHKERYGPSVGQHMGKPLPPDSQVKAGCTKL; translated from the exons GTAAGAAGGCTCTGGTGGTGCTGGCTCACCAGGAACGGACCTCATTCAGTTTCGCCATGAAGGAGGCAGCTGTGGAAGCCTTGAAGAAGAAAGGCTGGGTCGTCACGGTGTCTGACCTCTATGCCATGAAGTTCAACCCTCTTGTGTCGCGGGATGACGTCACAG GAAGTCCACATGATCCAGAGAACTTCAAATACCCGGCCGAGTCCTCCCTGGCCTACAAAGAAGGCCGCCTGAGTAAAGACATtgtagaggaacagaagaagctgGCCGATGCCGATCTGGTGATATTTCAG TTCCCGATGTATTGGTTCGGATTTCCAGCGATCCTGAAGGGCTGGTTTGATCGCGTTTTGATTGGGGGATTCGCATACACCTATTCAGACATGTTCTATGATGGGCCCTTCAAG AATAAAAAAGCTATTCTTTCCTTCACCACCGGGGGGCTGGAGTCCATGTACTCGTCTACTGGGGTCAATGGCGACATGAATGTCATCCTCTGGCCACTCCAG AGAGGCGTCCTGCACTTCTGTGGTTTCCAGGTTCTTGAACCTCAGATCAGCTACAGCATCGGGCACACCCCTCCCGAGACACGTTCCGTCATCCTGGATGCCTGGAAGGTTCGTCTGGCCAAGATCTgggaggagaagcccatcagcTTCGTGCCCAACGAGGAATTTGACATGACCTTCCCCGGGGGGTTCGTGCTGAAGAAGGACGTGACGGAGAAGCACAAGGAGCGTTACGGGCCCAGCGTGGGGCAACACATGGGCAAACCGCTGCCGCCTGACAGCCAGGTGAAGGCCGGCTGTACAAAGCTCTGA